In Bos javanicus breed banteng chromosome 2, ARS-OSU_banteng_1.0, whole genome shotgun sequence, the following proteins share a genomic window:
- the GALE gene encoding UDP-glucose 4-epimerase, translating to MAEKVLVTGGAGYIGSHTVLELLEAGYSPMVIDNFHNAIRGGGSMPESLRRVQDLTGCSVEFEEMDILDQAALQRLFKKHSFMAVIHFAGLKAVGESVQKPLDYYRVNLTGTIQLLEIMRAHGVKNLVFSSSATVYGNPQYLPLDEAHPTGGCTNPYGKSKFFIEEMIRDLCQADKAWNAVLLRYFNPIGAHASGCIGEDPQGIPNNLMPYVSQVAIGRREVLNVFGNDYDTEDGTGVRDYIHVVDLAKGHIAALRKLKEQCGCRIYNLGTGTGYSVLQMVQAMEKASGKKIPYKVVARREGDVAACYANPSLALKELGWSAALGLDRMCEDLWRWQKQNPSGFGTQA from the exons ATGGCAGAGAAGGTGCTGGTAACAGGTGGGGCTGGCTACATTGGCAGCCACACCGTCCTGGAGCTGCTGGAGGCGGGCTATTCGCCCATGGTCATTGACAACTTTCATAACGCCATTCGTG GAGGGGGCTCCATGCCTGAGAGCCTGCGGCGGGTTCAGGATCTGACAGGCTGCTCTGTGGAGTTTGAGGAGATGGACATCTTGGACCAGGCAGCTCTACAACGTCTCTTTAAGAAG CACAGCTTCATGGCAGTCATCCACTTTGCGGGGCTCAAGGCTGTGGGTGAGTCAGTGCAGAAGCCCCTGGATTATTACAGAGTCAACCTGACAGGAACCATCCAGCTTCTGGAG ATCATGAGGGCCCATGGGGTGAAGAACCTGGTGTTCAGCAGCTCGGCCACCGTGTACGGGAACCCCCAATACCTGCCCCTGGACGAGGCCCACCCCACAGGTGGCTGTACCAACCCCTATGGCAAGTCCAAGTTCTTCATCGAGGAAATGATCCGGGACCTGTGCCAGGCAGACAAG GCCTGGAATGCAGTGCTGCTGCGGTATTTCAACCCCATAGGCGCCCATGCCTCAGGCTGTATCGGCGAGGATCCGCAGGGCATCCCCAATAACCTCATGCCCTACGTCTCCCAG GTGGCAATTGGGCGACGGGAGGTACTGAATGTCTTTGGCAACGACTATGACACGGAGGATGGCACAG GCGTCCGGGATTACATCCACGTCGTGGATCTGGCCAAGGGCCACATCGCAGCCTTGAGGAAGCTGAAGGAGCAGTGTGGCTGCCGG ATCTACAACCTGGGCACGGGCACAGGCTATTCGGTGCTACAGATGGTCCAGGCCATGGAGAAGGCCTCTGGGAAGAAG ATCCCGTACAAGGTGGTGGCCCGGCGTGAAGGCGATGTGGCTGCCTGTTATGCCAACCCCAGCCTGGCCCTCAAGGAGCTGGGCTGGTCAGCAGCCCTAGGGCTGGACAGGATGT GTGAAGATCTATGGCGCTGGCAGAAGCAGAATCCTTCAGGCTTTGGCACACAGGCCTGA
- the LYPLA2 gene encoding acyl-protein thioesterase 2: MCGNTMSVPLLTDAATVSGAERETAAVIFLHGLGDTGHSWADALSTIRLPHVKYICPHAPRIPVTLNMKMVMPSWFDLMGLSPDAPEDEAGIKKAAENIKALIEHEMKNGIPANRIVLGGFSQGGALSLYTALTCPHPLAGIVALSCWLPLHRAFPQAANGSAKDLTILQCHGELDPMVPVRFGALTAEKLRSVVTPARVQFKTYPGVMHSSCPQEMAAVKEFLEKLLPPV; encoded by the exons ATGTGTGGTAACACCATGTCTGTGCCCCTGCTCACCGACGCTGCCACTGTGTCTGGAGCTGAGCGGGAAACAGCTGCG GTTATTTTTTTACATGGACTTGGAGACACAGG GCACAGCTGGGCTGACGCCCTCTCCACCATCCGGCTCCCTCACGTCAAGTACATCTGTCCCCATGC GCCTCGGATCCCTGTGACACTCAACATGAAGATGGTGATGCCCTCCTG GTTTGACCTGATGGGGCTGAGTCCAGACGCACCAGAAGATGAGGCTGGCATCAAGAAAGCAGCAGAGAACA TCAAGGCCTTGATTGAGCATGAGATGAAGAACGGGATCCCTGCCAATCGGATCGTCCTGGGAGGCTTTTCACag ggtggAGCTCTGTCCCTCTACACAGCCCtcacctgcccccaccctctgGCTGGCATCGTGGCATTGAGCTGTTGGCTACCTCTGCATCGGGCCTTCCCCCAG GCAGCCAACGGCAGTGCCAAGGACCTGACCATCCTTCAGTGCCACGGGGAGCTGGACCCCATGGTTCCTGTACGGTTTGGGGCCCTGACAGCCGAGAAGCTGCGGTCCGTTGTCACACCTGCCAGGGTCCAGTTCAAGACGTACCCAGGGGTCATGCACAGCTCCTGTCCCCAG GAGATGGCAGCTGTGAAGGAGTTTCTCGAGAAGCTGCTGCCTCCTGTCTAA